In Gigantopelta aegis isolate Gae_Host chromosome 6, Gae_host_genome, whole genome shotgun sequence, the following are encoded in one genomic region:
- the LOC121375420 gene encoding uncharacterized protein LOC121375420: MMLFFLLCIFGGPAVLGYSPYGRSYKGRTLNNVLRQLKDISVQPDVTKHPDVVNGKPDELPDDGGEERPDDGGEERPDDGGEERPDDGGDHKHDGGGDDHKHDGGGDDHKHDGGGDDHKHDGGGDDHKHDGGGDDHKHDGGDDCMNFKSIVLNHLVGFPHVDQMSANVQVQLIAFLPVLMKAFSIFEITNDAETAAKQMVVGLVDKTMSLTENCPTTMFNRIILYAVGKSFHSVVLQVNKTLDAIKALLWNAEKVSPDDVMYYARKMFGKVTNALIDDVLSRLSEKSHTYIKTIYPTIVELLNEGKLMEHIITFLRQKSEAAGLEMKCAKPAVVRELYRHALHDVEERFGGDDFGDIVSVLPLSHFEPHVSEQLVKMVTVVLSHGVHMAKEILSGLRSERLGLVKKDHRLLDDAQLAALKLVTAEMGWTDDGGDEVVYLPAHELVSLVVKEEVKDFETLEDLFQNLEDIAKIKNGNNIDRPDPHVQLSENLNMMLKRKCYTYTKYLIPYGNEIPACSRID; the protein is encoded by the exons ATGAtgctgttttttcttttgtgcaTTTTTGGAGGTCCGGCCGTTTTGG GATATTCGCCCTATGGCCGAAGCTACAAAGGGAGAACACTGAACAATGTCCTTCGACAACTGAAAGATATTTCCGTTCAACCCGATGTGACTAAGCACCCCGATGTCGTCAACGGCAAACCTGACGAACTACCCGACGATGGCGGCGAAGAGCGCCCCGACGATGGCGGCGAAGAGCGCCCCGACGATGGCGGCGAAGAGCGCCCCGACGATGGCGG CGACCACAAGCACGACGGCGGCGGCGACGACCACAAGCACGACGGCGGCGGCGACGACCACAAGCACGACGGCGGCGGCGACGACCACAAGCACGACGGCGGCGGCGACGACCACAAGCACGACGGCGGCGGCGACGACCACAAGCACGACGGCGGCGACGATTGCatgaatttcaaatccatcgtcTTGAACCATTTAGTTGGCTTCCCACACGTAGACCAAATGTCTG CCAATGTACAGGTCCAACTCATAGCATTCCTACCGGTCTTAATGAAGGCATTCTCTATATTCGAAATAACGAATGACGCAGAAACGGCGGCCAAACAGATGGTGGTAGGCCTTGTCGACAAGACCATGAGCTTGACGGAAAATTGTCCAACCACAATGTTTAACAGAATAATTCTGT ATGCTGTTGGAAAGTCCTTCCACAGTGTTGTACTTCAAGTCAACAAGACGTTGGACGCCATCAAGGCTTTGTTGTGGAATGCCGAAAAGGTTTCACCCGACGATGTAATGTACTATGCAAGGAAAATGTTCGGCAAAGTGACAAACGCCTTAATCGACGATGTTTTATCGAGGCTGTCTGAAA AATCCCATACGTACATCAAAACGATCTACCCCACGATTGTGGAGCTGCTTAACGAGGGTAAACTAATGGAACACATCATCACATTTCTGAGACAAAAGAGTGAAGCTGCTGGCCTGGAAATGAAATGTGCCAAACCGGCAGTCGTCAGGGAACTCTATAGACACGCTTTGCACGACGTGGAAGAAAG GTTTGGAGGTGACGATTTCGGAGACATTGTGTCTGTGCTGCCATTATCGCATTTTGAACCACACGTCAGTGAACAGTTGGTGAAGATGGTGACGGTGGTTCTGTCGCACGGGGTTCATATGGCCAAAGAGATTTTGTCGGGACTGCGATCAGAACGCCTGGGTCTGGTCAAGAAGGATCACAGATTACTAG ATGATGCACAGCTGGCGGCGCTGAAACTAGTTACGGCGGAAATGGGCTGGACAGACGATGGAGGTGACGAAGTGG tGTATCTGCCTGCCCACGAACTAGTGAGTTTAGTGGTCAAAGAAGAAGTGAAGGATTTCGAAACGCTGGAAGA ttTGTTTCAGAACTTGGAGGATATagccaaaattaaaaatggtaaTAATATCGATCGCCCCGATCCTCACGTTCAGCTGTCTGAAAACCTCAACATGATGCTGAAACGAAAATGTTATACCTACACGAAGTACCTGATCCCGTATGGAAATGAAATCCCAGCTTGTAGTCGCATTGATTAA